CCCGAACCAGCCGGAATTTCATATCGGTTCGTCTTGTTCGTTGCTTCGTTTTTGATAGGATTAGATTCTCAGCATTCCCCTGTTCCTGTATCCACAAAATAAAAACGGTCACGGGTTAACCCGTGACCGTTTGCTGCTGGGGTGCAGGGATTCGAACCCCGATACCATGATCCAGAGTCATGTGTCCTGCCGTTGGACGACACCCCAATCAAGTCTGTTGTTGTTTCAGCTCCGGTATGACGTTTACAGCCGTTTCAATGCGTCGGATGACGGTATCTTTTCCCAGAACCGTCAGCATCTCAAACAAACCGGGCCCGACACCGACACCGGAGACCGCCAGCCGCACCGGATGAATAATCCGGCCGCTTCCGACCTCTTTTTCTTCCGCCAGCTCTCTCAACGTCTGTTCAATGGATTCGCTGTCGAAAGTCTTTAATTTAGAACATTTTTTGATAAATTCAAGTAATAATTCTTTAGAATCTGCTTTCCAGCGTTTTTTTACGACTTTGGGATCGTATTCCTGCGGGTCTTTAAAGAAATAAAAGGCATAGTGCGGGAACTCATGGCGAAAATGCAGACGGCTTTTCAACAGCTCCACGACTTGCACAAAATATTCATTCGAGTCTACGGACAATCCGGCCTGTTCACAGAGAGGTTTTAATTCCCCCGCGAGTTCATGACTGTCTTTTCGGCTTATATGCTGGGAATTCAGCCAGTCGAGTTTTTTCAGGTCGAAAATGGCCGCGCTTTTGTTGACACGTTCCAAAGAAAATTCCTGTGTCAATTCCTCTGGATTCATCACTTCGCGGTCATCACCCGGATTCCAGCCCAACAGCGCAATATAGTTAATCAAAGCCGTTTTTTCATAGCCGGTATTGATATAGGTCTGCACATCCGGATCGACCTTGCCGGACGGCAATTCGTCCAGTGTCTGAATATCGCGCTTGCTCATCTTGGTTCCGTCCGGATTAAAAATCAGGGGCAGATGCGCCATGTCCGGCATGTCCCATCCAAAGCATTCGTAAAGATAAATATGCTTGGGAACACTGCTCAGCCATTCCTCGCCGCGAATCACATGCGTGATTTGCATCAAATGATCATCCACCACATTTGCGAGATGATACGTGGGAAATCCGTCCGATTTGATGAGCACCTGATCATCAATATCTGAACTGTTGCGAGAAACCCGGCCGCGCACCAGATCATCAAACGCAAACTCACGATTATCCGGAATCAGCAGCCGGATCACATAGGGTTCTCCCAAATCAAGGAGTCTGGCGATTTCTTCTTTGGGAAGCGTCAGGCTGTTGCGCATATTCAGGCGCAGATCCGAGTCATATTTGGGCGGCGGATCACCGTTTTCCCGGGCTTTTTCGCGCACCGCTGCCAGTTCTTCCGGCGTATCAAAAGCGTAATAGGCCACGCCCTCGCGAACAAGCTGTTCGGCATATTTCCGGTAAAGGTCGAGTCTTTCTGACTGAAAATAAGGTCCGTATTCACCGCCCGTTTTTGGTCCTTCATCCGGTATCAGACCGGCCCATTCCAGCGCCTGAATCAGATTATCGGTTGCATCGCTGACAAACCGCTTGCGATCCGTATCTTCAATGCGCAGAACAAACGTTCCATTATTCTGACGGGCGAACAGGTAATTGTACAGAGCCGTACGCAGTCCGCCTATATGAACAAATCCGGTCGGACTGGGTGCAAAACGAACTCTGACAGACATACTCGACTCCTCACATAGCTTTTAACTGTTAAAACACGAAAAAAACCAACAGAAACAAAAAAGGCCGATTCCCATTGGTTTAAAAGCGGAGAGGCAGGGATTCGAACCCTGGGCAGGAAAAATTCCTGCAACGGCTTAGCAGGCCGCCCCATTCAGCCACTCTGGCACCTCTCCATATTTTTGGTAACTGCGGAGGGCGGGAGACTCGAACTCCCAAGGGCGCAAGCCCGGCGGTTTTCAAGACCGCTGCCTTACCAATTAGGTCTAGCCCTCCCTGGCAGATCATAATGTACAAAGAATTATAGTTTTAGTCAATATTTAATTAAATCCTGAGGAAGTTTTTTCCCGGCATCTGACGGATCAGGTTTTTCAACTCGAGAGACAACAGGACCGACAGAATTTCGTGCGTGGATATATTACAGTCTCGGGCAATGACATCAATATGCCGGGGTTCGTAATTCAATTGTTCATAAATTCTTTTTTCAATTCCGGACAATGGGATATCCTGCTGCTTGTGATGCGCGGACGGACTCAGACCTTTGAGTTCATCAAAAATATCATCAACGTTACGGACCAGCTTGGCGCCCTCCTGAATCAACAGATTGCAGCCTGCGCATTTTGGATTATTGATATGACCGGGCACTGCAAAAACTTCACGGTTTTGTTCCAGGGCATATTCAGCTGTAATCAACGCACCGCTTTTTACACCGCCTTCAATGACCAGGGTTCCCAGGGTCATACCCGCAATAATCCGGTTTCTTCTGGGAAAATTTGTGGCTTCCGGTTTGGAGCCCAGCGGGAACTCTGACAAGAGCGCTCCCTTTTCAACAATACGTTGGGCCGTCTT
This genomic window from candidate division KSB1 bacterium contains:
- the gltX gene encoding glutamate--tRNA ligase yields the protein MSVRVRFAPSPTGFVHIGGLRTALYNYLFARQNNGTFVLRIEDTDRKRFVSDATDNLIQALEWAGLIPDEGPKTGGEYGPYFQSERLDLYRKYAEQLVREGVAYYAFDTPEELAAVREKARENGDPPPKYDSDLRLNMRNSLTLPKEEIARLLDLGEPYVIRLLIPDNREFAFDDLVRGRVSRNSSDIDDQVLIKSDGFPTYHLANVVDDHLMQITHVIRGEEWLSSVPKHIYLYECFGWDMPDMAHLPLIFNPDGTKMSKRDIQTLDELPSGKVDPDVQTYINTGYEKTALINYIALLGWNPGDDREVMNPEELTQEFSLERVNKSAAIFDLKKLDWLNSQHISRKDSHELAGELKPLCEQAGLSVDSNEYFVQVVELLKSRLHFRHEFPHYAFYFFKDPQEYDPKVVKKRWKADSKELLLEFIKKCSKLKTFDSESIEQTLRELAEEKEVGSGRIIHPVRLAVSGVGVGPGLFEMLTVLGKDTVIRRIETAVNVIPELKQQQT